From the genome of Psychrobacter sp. M13:
ATGCGTAGTCTAATTAACGCTTGTCAGGCGCGATTTTGCAAAGACCATTTTGACAAGCTTCTACAGCAGCTTTGCCATAAATCGCTTTTGTTACCCAGTTTGGGATTCGATAGCGGTTACGCGCGACGTAAGGATAAGCAAAGTCGCCCAATTCCTTAATAACAGGTAGATAAAGCCAGTTTGCCCAGCTGACATTTGCAGTTTTATATAGCAGTCTTACTGCATCCATATGCGTATGCCAATCACCGTTGCTGTCTTGCACGCAAAGATAAGTCATCGCATCAGCGCGATTAAACCCTGCTGCTTGTAACATATCCAAGCCTTTATCCACTGATATCAGCTCAATGGCCTGAGGGTTACGCGCTTGCATATTATGTGCCTCCGTACTGCACAGCACGCAAGCATCGTCATAGTACATAGTGATTGCCAGTTTATGTTGGCTTGTAAGTGGCGTTGATTCAGTTTGAGTATTCATCATGCAATTCCTAGTTTTATACTGATTAATTTATCTCGATTAAACATATTGTTTAAGCCGACCCTAGTCTTTTTAGAGCACCTCCAATAGGACAAGAATATTTATGATCTAAATGACTCACATGACTCACATGATCAGCTGGCTTTTTGAATAAAATATCACTGTTATTTATAGCTAGTACTCTATTAG
Proteins encoded in this window:
- a CDS encoding thiol-disulfide oxidoreductase DCC family protein, which translates into the protein MMNTQTESTPLTSQHKLAITMYYDDACVLCSTEAHNMQARNPQAIELISVDKGLDMLQAAGFNRADAMTYLCVQDSNGDWHTHMDAVRLLYKTANVSWANWLYLPVIKELGDFAYPYVARNRYRIPNWVTKAIYGKAAVEACQNGLCKIAPDKR